The proteins below are encoded in one region of Equus caballus isolate H_3958 breed thoroughbred chromosome 16, TB-T2T, whole genome shotgun sequence:
- the LOC138917968 gene encoding spermatogenesis-associated protein 31D4-like — MEFSQWNVLSFLNSHIELFLSICSTFLDSDHNLTIVCGLWLLLLFLCFLVGIPSLPTFWKTKIYQKRQGRAKRRRRGGTSSGWRNYQRETEEKRRLISILKRPLGRPLDTTRFRQLLCPDPSCEVCNSTTAEINRLLEDLEDDTASVSSMASTASGTESSFTLSSAFSEVPPGDLTPAPPPDPSPPPPSVLSPYPMTPLADFLSPSPPGHSMPPEPFPPLESKFPADRSPPQPLALPPLPPHDTKATGPILQPEATLSLNTIFSLDRTLSQDVNPLPNLSQIINPTDSLACHHTPPSLSVSPPTDHPLTVTQSKSVSILLKSVPENSSPDSPGGLSTYVPTIRGTDHSSLSISELSWWQACAKDLFLAPSTLAPCDFNRLFLALHSSESSLERHPTANLIEPGNLSFLSPRVLALLERQVQKRRDFLMWKEKEKEKGSFPKKLRPGHQLNPSGKMLESNADECDLAFSPPFWSSAGKPKELHMHEQPPYPKILENHLQEKCMQIFWGLPSLHSESLPSAIHDSSDCTTIFLFNTIPNASMGQESPVPLHRPPPSLPEIQPQCLPQTLPQSQPLPLTQVKSQAHLKSPLPILPSGPLPQIRICGVCHHRPQDESESLTSSEIQQLEWKVLQKQQESLWGSPSVVQRSQEEFCSSAPNFPYHQASQAHASISILPVEFPLSDELRKKLEHHLRKRLIQHRWGLPRRICECLSLMMPPRDFSEIAKAESNRGLSWISVSKDLNVGLSQSKSFHERGSELLEVEKEMGKDQGHSPENGPKAHLLSDPESSSDKDPAYDSEKDLNSHVASLSGKNSRALEESLDQKQLENVLKAHLSKKFEEISEARLPGTVRSSWHASKQTLLLSDKSRTQITQRSLPPSVGGDSSLNTFQELCFIDSSAQQMMETHIKSFRMRMEWGLPCRVLESIQAFKSEDAASQSLTYFYCPPSNNPTLEVDSKSEGFEPHRGSSKSVLQEKAETTNSALVLDRLCPATSPMGRQGQGVPRQSPSGINQEIAEVVQRSKGARQTHLPVTCGITGKASQKFTQLGNRCPPELPARQAGAKHETKDERVSPSDRREGRQDKKMKSEPFSVHSTARDIFRAKELNALQSKTANVLTTSKPGSSQRIRENHSKIEITGTIESPAPKRQVPQDPKSSDLKEHLFRELKAKLEMRNQSQVQGQHTDRSPASESLTYKASLTHAHGVSSGDMGASQVLHVHLEDTGISRKQRQEPWVPKKDRKRYEDKKFPPATMRVSPPGTNKEELGGGDAGLGTSQPTRKSFPTQITASEETRGSKSSQTSSQKAQPPPESLFRKKMNHIFQWLRPGTKGKNQEHHQEKGSPISSAQSRGLVKGRAAVTGTTTAQKTRTVPGKFPVEKLGQRCAAEVTRPQEPLPSLRKFVKTDQKAEEQAQAEPVQGHPSNYRAPSCKVPSTKSCHQEVVFAGQNYPTCSRRIRDQNRHPQKVMAFKDQLLDQKRPLSVPRREHVPHPSSTCRRQAGPGASSCSHHC, encoded by the exons atggagttcagtcaatggaatgttctctcatttctgaatagccatattgagttgtttttgagcatctgctcaacattcttagatagtgaccacaacctcaccatcgtgtgtgggttgtggttgcttcttctgttcctgtgcttcctggtggggattccatctttaccaaccttctggaaaaccaaaatctaccaaaag cgtcagggcagagccaagaggagaagaagaggtggaacatcaagtg gttggagaaattaccagagggaaacagaggagaaaaggaggctaatttctattctgaaaag gcccctaggccggcctctcgataccacccgctttcgtcaactattatgcccagacccctcctgtgaggtgtgtaatagcacaactgctgagatcaatcggctcctggaggacctggaagatgataccgcctctgtgtcctctatggcttccacagcttctgggactgagtcatcattcactctgtcctctgccttctcagaagtccctccaggagacctaacaccagcccctccacctgacccttccccaccgcccccctccgtcctctcaccttacccaatgacacccttagctgactttctttcaccctcaccaccgggtcactctatgccaccagagccttttcctcccttggagtctaaattcccagcagaccgttccccaccccaaccccttgcccttccccctctcccaccacatgacaccaaggcaacgggtcctattctccaaccagaggccactctgtctctgaatacgatcttctctcttgaccgcaccctttcccaagatgttaaccccttaccaaatttgtcccagataatcaatcccactgattcactggcttgtcatcacacaccaccaagcctgtctgtctcaccaccgacagaccaccctttaactgtgactcaatctaaatcggtttccatcttattgaagtctgttccagagaactcatctccagatagccctggtgggttgtccacttatgtcccaacaatcagaggaactgaccattcaagcctgtcaatttcagaattatcctggtggcaagcttgtgccaaagacttgttcttagcaccttccaccttggcaccatgtGATTTTAATCGACtgtttcttgccctccattcttcagagtcctctctggagagacaccctacagctaaccttatagagcctggtaacctctcatttctcagccctcgtgtcctggcactcctggagagacaagtccaaAAGAGGAgggatttcctgatgtggaaggaaaaggagaaggagaagggttcttttccaaaaaaacttaggccaggccaccaactaaatccttcggggaaaatgttagagtcaaatgctgatgagtgtgacttagcattctcccctcctttttggagcagtgcaggcaaaccaaaggagctgcacatgcatgagcagcccccatatcctaaaatcttggagaaccatttacaggaaaaatgtatgcagatcttctggggtctcccatctctgcatagcgagtccttgccctctgctatccatgactcaagtgactgcaccacaatcttcctttttaataccatcccaaatgcctccatgggccaagaatccccagtacctctccatcgcccacctccatccttgcctgagatccagccccaatgcttgcctcaaaccctgccccaatcccagcccctacctctcactcaggtcaaatcccaggcccaccttaaatccccactcccaatcctaccatctggtcctctaccccagataaggatctgtggagtgtgtcaccatagaccccaggatgaatcagagtctctcacctcatctgaaattcaacagctggaatggaaagtgttgcagaagcaacaggaaagtttgtggggttccccctctgtagtccaaagatctcaggaagaattttgttcttcagctcccaactttccttaccatcaggcctcccaggcccatgcctccatctccatccttcccgtagagtttcctctcagtgatgagctgaggaagaaactggaacatcaccttcgaaagaggctcatccaacaccggtggggcctaccccgcaggatctgtgagtgtctgtcactgatgatgcctccaagagatttctcagagatagctaaggcagagagcaatcgtggactctcatGGATCTCGGTGagcaaagatctaaatgttggattgagccaatccaaaagcttccatgagaggggttcagaactgcttgaggtagagaaggagatggggaaggatcaggggcatagcccagagaacggcccaaaagctcatctgttgagtgacccagagagctcttcagataaggatccggcatatgactctgagaaagacctaaatagtcacgtggcaagtctgtcagggaaaaattcaagggccttggaggaaagtctagatcagaaacaacttgaaaatgtcctgaaagcacatttgagcaagaagtttgaggaaatcagtgaggctcggctccctgggacggtgcgcagttcatggcatgccagcaagcagacattgctgctttctgacaaatcccgcacccaaataacacagaggagtttgccaccttcagtgggtggggactcctccctgaataccttccaggagctttgcttcattgattccagtgcacaacagatgatggaaacccatattaaaagctttcgtatgagaatggagtggggccttccctgcagggtccttgaatccatacaggcgtttaaatcggaagatgctgcatcccagtccttgacctatttctactgtcccccctcaaataacccaactttggaagtggactccaaatccgagggcttcgagccccatagaggaagctctaaatctgttcttcaagaaaaagcggaaacaacaaattcagccctggtcctggatcgtctttgccctgctacttcacctatgggcaggcaaggacaaggggtgccgagacaatcaccctctggtatcaaccaagagattgcagaggttgttcagaggagtaagggtgccaggcagactcatctgcctgtcacatgtggcatcacaggcaaagcgagtcagaaatttactcagctaggcaacagatgccccccagagctgcctgcaaggcaagctggtgccaaacatgagacaaaggatgagagagtgagtcccagtgatagaagagaagggcgacaggacaaaaagatgaagtcggaacccttttccgtgcacagcacggccagggacatattcagggccaaggagctcaacgctctgcagtcaaaaactgctaatgtgttgacaaccagcaagccaggaagctcccaaaggatacgtgagaatcacagtaaaatagaaattactgggaccattgaaagccctgcaccaaaaagacaagttccccaagacccgaagtcatcggatcttaaggaacatctgtttagGGAATTAAAGGCGAAACTAGAGatgaggaatcagagccaggtccaaggccaacacactgacaggtcccctgcctcagagagtttgacttacaaggcctcactgactcatgcccacggtgtctccagtggggacatgggagcttcccaggtgctgcatgtccatctggaggacactGGGATCAGCAGgaagcagcggcaggagccttgggtccccaAGAAAGACCGAAAGAggtacgaggataagaaattcccaccagctacaatgagagtgagccctccgggcactaacaaagaagagcttggtggaggggatgcagggttggggacatcccaacctacaagaaagagtttccctactcagatcacagcatcagaggagacgcgtgggagcaagtcttcccagacctcatcacagaaggcacagcctcctcctgaaagtctgttcagaaaaaagatgaaccacatttttcaatggcttcgtcctgggacaaaaggcaaaaaccaagaacatcaccaggaaaagggcagccccatatcatctgcacagagcagaggcctggttaaagggagagctgccgttactgggaccaccacggctcagaagaccaggacggttcctgggaagttcccagtggagaaactggggcagcggtgtgcagcagaggtcacccgccctcaagagccccttccttccctgaggaagtttgtgaaaactgaccagaaggcagaagagcaggcccaggcagagcccgtccaggggcatccttccaactacagggctccctcctgtaaagtgccaagcaccaagtcctgccaccaagaagttgtctttgctggccagaattatcctacatgttctagacggatcagagaccagaacagacaccctcagaaagtcatggcgtttaaagatcagctattggatcagaagcgtcccttatctgtgccccgcagggagcatgtgccccatccaagctccacctgcaggcgtcaagccggcccaggggcctccagctgttctcaccactgctaa